In Nitrospiria bacterium, the sequence GAGGACGGCGACGCGATCTATTACGTCATTGTCGATCTGCATTCCACCAATGGCACCTTTGTCAACGGGGAGCGGATTTCAAAGGCCTTTCTTCAGGACGGGGACAAGATTCAGGTCGGCAACACGATGCTCAAATTCACCTTTCACGACGAGACCGACCACCGGTACCAGCAGGAGATTCAGCGACGGATGGAACTGGACGAACTGACCGGTTTGCTTTCGCTCAATTCCTTCTACGAGCGTTCGGAACGGCGGCTGAAACAAGCGCAACGCAGCCAATCGAGAGTCGCCATCCTCATGATGGACCTGGACGGCCTCAAAGGCGTCAACGAGAAGCACGGGCATCTGGCCGGAAGTTTTCTGATCAAGCGCGTCGGCCGGATTATGCACGAGCGGCTGGGCCCGCTCGGGGAGGTCGGCCGCTATGGGGGAGATGAATTTATCGCCTTGGTTCCGGACCTCGAAACGGAGGCGATCCTCACTCATCTTGAAAACCTGCGAGCCGCTATCTCGGAGCACCGATTCGCATTCAAGAACAAAACCGTTCGGATCACCCTGTCGGTCGGTCTCGCGACCTTTCCCTGGGACGGGCATTCGGTCGAGGAGTTGGTGACCGCGGCGGATGCGGCGCTGTTCTCGGCCAAGCGTCAGGGCAAAGACCGGATCGTCATCTACGCCCAGGAATAATCCGCGTCTGGTCAGAGGGGCTCGCTGGGTTTTACTCGGCTTTGTTCCGGGCCCGTTTGCGGTCGTGCTCGGACAAGAGTTTTTTCCGGAGGCGGATGGAGGATGGGGTGACCTCGACCAGTTCATCGTCCGAAATGAACTCGATCGCCTGCTCGAGCGTCAGAAGCCTCGGCGGAGTCAGAACGATGGCTTCCTCGGCGCCCGAGGAACGGATATTCGTGAGGTGTTTCTTCTTGCAGAGGTTCACGACAATATCGCCGGCGCGTGAATTCTCGCCGACGATCATGCCCTCGTAAAGCCGGTCGCCCGGGCGGACGAAAAGCGAGCCCCGTTCCTGGATATTGTCCATCGTGTAGGGGACGGCTTCGCCCTCTTCCATCGAAATCAGCACCCCGCGATTTCGCGTCGGAATCTCGCCCCGGTAGGGCTGATAGTTCAGGAACATCTGGTTCAGGATGCCGGTGCCCTTCGTATCGGTCAGGAATTCGCTTCGATAGCCGAACAGCCCGCGGGCGGGGATTTCGAACAGGAGATGAACCCAGCCGTTGCCGTGATTGACCATGTTCTTCAGCTCCGCCCGCCTCGGTCCTAGCCGCTCCATCACGATCCCGACGTAGGATTCTTCGACATCAAGGTAAACCTGTTCGATGGGTTCCATCCGCCGGCCGTCGACCTCTTTGAAGATGACCTCCGGCCTCGAGACGGCCAGCTCGTAGCCCTCGCGGCGCATGTTCTCGATCAGGATGGACAGATGCAGTTCCCCGCGGCCCGAAACCCGGAAGGCGTCCATGCTGTCGGTCTCCTCCACGCGTAGCGCAACGTTCGAGCGCAATTCGTTGAAAAGACGCTCCCGGAGGTTCCGGGATGTGACGAATTTCCCCTCGCGTCCGGCAAACGGAGAGGTGTTGACCATGAAGAGCATTGAGATGGTCGGCTCGCCGATCGCCAGCGGCGGCAGCGGCTCGGGCTTTTCCATATCCGCCACCGTGTCGCCGATCTGAATATCCTCCAGCCCGGCCACGGCCACGATGTCGCCGCTGCGCGCTTCAAGGATTTCGATCCGTTTTAATCCCTCGAACCCCATCAGTCGGCTGATCTTTCCGGTCTCGACGTGCCCGTCCGGGCGGACCCGCGCGACGATTTCATTGAGCCGGATCCTCCCCCGAACGACCCGACCGAGGGCGATTCGACCGATGTAGTTGTCGTAGTCCAGCATGGTGATCTGAAGCTGGAGGGGGGCGGCTTCCTCCGCGGGAGGCGGTGGGATCTTGGAGAGGATCGTTTCAAACAGGGGGATCAGATCGGAGCCGGGATCCCCCAGCGCGTATTTCGCCACGCCGGTCTTGGCCGAGGCGTACACGACCGGGAAATCCATCTGTTCATCGGTGGCATTGAGTTCCATGAACAGATCGAATACGAGATTTAAAACTTCGACCGGTCGGGCATCGGCGCGATCGATCTTGTTGATGACGACGATCGGTTGGAGATCCAGTTCCAGCGCCTTTCGCAGTACGAATCGCGTCTGGGGCATGGGGCCCTCGAACGCGTCCACCACGAGCAGGACGCCGTCCACCATGGTCAGGATCCGCTCCACCTCCCCCGAGAAATCGGCGTGGCCGGGCGTGTCGACGATGTTGATCTTATAATCTTTGTAACGGATCGCGGTGTTCTTGGCGAGAATCGTGATCCCGCGCTCCTGCTCCAGGGCATTCGAATCCAAAACCCGCTCCCCCACCGTCTCATGCGCTTGGAAAGCACCGCCCTGCTGAAGCATACGATCGACAAGGGTCGTTTTTCCATGGTCCACATGCGCAATGATCGCGATATTTCGTAGGTCGGTTCGCCGTGCAACTACAGTCATTTGATCATCAATCCTTTCGGTTCGTCGATTGGGCAACAAAAAACCCCAAGCAGATTTGGGGCTGATGTTATCTTAACAGGTCTCGAGCCTGGCGTCAAGGCGATCGATTGTAACGCGCGCGGAAGGCGGCTTTTTTCATTGCAATCGTATTGGGTTTTCCTTAGAATACACTCGAGCATTCATTAAAGGCCATGGAGGGTGGATGAAGAAATTTCGAAAGACGGCTGTCGGGATTTTGGCCGTCGTGATTATCATGGGGGGTTGTCAGAAGAAGGAGACCGCCCTTCCTCAACCCCAGGCCGCACCGCCCTCGGTTTCCCGACAAGCCCTCCCGACGGACGTTCCCCCCATTTCGGGCACGGCCCCGACCGTGGTTCCGGAAGCCCTGAAAGGGAAGTGGACGGCTGTCAAGCTTCAGGTCGAAGACAAGAAAGCGAACCAAGCACAGGAGTATGTCGTGAAGTTGGGGGGGGAATTGGCGATTCCGTCCTCCACCTTGGTGGTCCAGGCGGAGGAATTCCTGCCCGATCTCAAGATCGAAGGGTCGTCGTTTACGACGGCTTCGAACGAGTTGAAGAACCCCGCCGTACATGTGCGGATCTTGGACGACGGCAAAGAGGTTTTCAACGGTTGGCTGTTCCAACTCTTCCCGGCGGTGCACCCGTTTCAGCACGAGCGGTATAGCATCACCCTGCGCGACAGCGTGGCGGCGTCGTGATGACCGGATCGTACGGCCGTACGCCCCTGCTTCAATTGTGGATGCATCGCGCCCGTAGCTCAGTTGGATAGAGCGTCTGACTACGAATCAGAAGGCCGGGGGTTCAAATCCCTCCGGGCGCATGAATTTTTGTCCGCCTTGAGCGGACAAAAATTCAGAGCGATGGAGCAATAGACAATAGAACATCGGATATTGCTCACATTGCGGTCAATTTTCTATTGTTCTATTGCTCAACCATGATTAATGTGGACAAAAAGTTCATGTCTCTGGCTTTAGAAGAATCCTGTCGGGCGATGGAGAATGGCGAAGTTCCTGTCGGTGCGCTCGTGGTCCATAATGGAGAAATCATTGCGCGTTCACACAACCTGCGGGAGGGGCTGCAAGATCCAGTAGCTCACGCCGAGATGCTGGTCCTTCGCGAGGCGGCTCGAAGACTTGGCCGCTGGCGATTGACGGGCGCGACGCTGTACGTCACCCTGGAGCCCTGCGCCATGTGCGCCGGCGCGCTGATGCTGGCCCGCATCGACCGCCTGGTGTACGGTTGCGAAGATCCGAAGGCCGGCGCATGCGGTTCCGTGTTTGAAATCGTGAGAGAGCCTCGACTGAATCATCGCATCGAAGTCGTTCGCGGTGTTCTGCAGGAGGAATGTCAATCCGTTCTGAAGAAATTTTTTGCGAATCGCAGGGAAGAAAATGGAGCGATGGAGCCATAGACCGCATTGGAACGGCAAAGCCTTCATCATCGTCTATTGATCCATTTTCCAATGCTCCAAAAATTGCGGAGCAATTTTTATGGAGAGGTGGCCGAGCCCGGCTGAAGGCGACTGCCTCGAAAGCAGTTGTGGGGGAAACTCCACCGGGGGTTCAAATCCCTCCCTCTCCGCCAAAATTTTCCGCAGGAAAATTTTCTCCCATTTTACTGTTTACGAATTAAGGTGCCTGCGGAAAATTTGGTGAATGGTGAATAGTAAATCGTAAATGGTTTAAAAAAGGAGAGGTGCAGGAGCGGCTGAACTGGCACGCCTGGAAAGCGTGTAGGGGGTCAAAAGCTTCCTCGAGGGTTCGAATCCCTCCCTCTCCGAATTTTTGCTCCGCAAATATTAAGGGCCATGGAGCCATAGACAACGGAACATTGGATATGGCTCGCATTGCGGTCCGTTTACCATTCGCGATCTGCCCGATTGGGCGGGAAATTTTGGTAAATTGTAAATCGTTTTAAAAAGGCCGGGCCCTGTGCGACGGAAGCTTGCAAACCCCGCCAGGTCCGGAAGGAAGCAACGGTAAGCAAATACTTCTGGGTGCCGCAGGTCGCCTGGCCTTGAATTTTTGCTTCGCAAAATTCCAGAGCAATGGAGCCGTAGAGAATGGAACATTGGATATGGCTCGCATTGCGGTCCGCTATCTATGGCTCAAATGTTCGATTGCCGGTCGGTCGGACCGGCTCTCAATGTCTCTACGGCTGCAACGGGATTCATATTAATTATGGACTACCAAGTCTCGGCCCGCAAATGGCGTCCCCAAACCTTTGAAGAGGTCGTGGGACAAACCCATGTCGCCCGAACCCTGACCAACGCGATTCGACAGGGGCGGATCGCGCATGCCTATCTGTTTTCCGGGATGCGCGGGGTGGGCAAAACCACGATGGCCCGGATTCTGGCCAAGTCCTTAAACTGCGAGACCGCGGTCAAAGGACCGACGGTTGCCCCGTGCCAGGACTGTCCTTCCTGCCGGGCCATCACCGGCGGCCAGTCGCCGGACGTGGTCGAGATCGACGGGGCCTCCAACCGCGGGATCGATGAGGTGCGTGAATTGCGGGAGGTCCTGAAATACGCGCCCATGGCCGGGAAATACCGCATTTACATTATCGATGAAATCCATATGCTGACGAAGGAGGCCTTCAATGCCTTGTTGAAGACTCTGGAAGAGCCGCCGTCCCATGTGATCTTCATCTTTGCCACGACGGAAGATCACAAAATTCCCTCCACGATCCTGTCCCGTTGCCAACATTTTCGTTTCAAACGCATCACGCGCCAGGAGATCATCGCCCAGCTGGAGCGCATCATTCGGGAGGAGGGCGTCCGCATCTCAGGGCCCGGCCTGGGCATGATCGCGAAGGCCGCCGACGGCAGCCTGCGCGATGCGCTGAGCTTCTTGGACCAGGGCGTGGCTTACGGCGGCAAAGAGGTGAGCGATCAGGACCTTCAGGTGATCCTTGGGGCGGCCGGTCGAGAGTTGCTGATGTCCATGGTGATGGCGATCCTCCGCCGCCAAACGTCCGAGGCGCTGCGACGGGTCAAAGA encodes:
- a CDS encoding GGDEF domain-containing protein; amino-acid sequence: MDQQDQTQTVNIKTLRPSRVRPGRGTPALIVMAGGDLGKVFQFDQEDKTIGRDVEAQIALRDSMVSRRHAQLYRQKAEDGDAIYYVIVDLHSTNGTFVNGERISKAFLQDGDKIQVGNTMLKFTFHDETDHRYQQEIQRRMELDELTGLLSLNSFYERSERRLKQAQRSQSRVAILMMDLDGLKGVNEKHGHLAGSFLIKRVGRIMHERLGPLGEVGRYGGDEFIALVPDLETEAILTHLENLRAAISEHRFAFKNKTVRITLSVGLATFPWDGHSVEELVTAADAALFSAKRQGKDRIVIYAQE
- the typA gene encoding translational GTPase TypA → MTVVARRTDLRNIAIIAHVDHGKTTLVDRMLQQGGAFQAHETVGERVLDSNALEQERGITILAKNTAIRYKDYKINIVDTPGHADFSGEVERILTMVDGVLLVVDAFEGPMPQTRFVLRKALELDLQPIVVINKIDRADARPVEVLNLVFDLFMELNATDEQMDFPVVYASAKTGVAKYALGDPGSDLIPLFETILSKIPPPPAEEAAPLQLQITMLDYDNYIGRIALGRVVRGRIRLNEIVARVRPDGHVETGKISRLMGFEGLKRIEILEARSGDIVAVAGLEDIQIGDTVADMEKPEPLPPLAIGEPTISMLFMVNTSPFAGREGKFVTSRNLRERLFNELRSNVALRVEETDSMDAFRVSGRGELHLSILIENMRREGYELAVSRPEVIFKEVDGRRMEPIEQVYLDVEESYVGIVMERLGPRRAELKNMVNHGNGWVHLLFEIPARGLFGYRSEFLTDTKGTGILNQMFLNYQPYRGEIPTRNRGVLISMEEGEAVPYTMDNIQERGSLFVRPGDRLYEGMIVGENSRAGDIVVNLCKKKHLTNIRSSGAEEAIVLTPPRLLTLEQAIEFISDDELVEVTPSSIRLRKKLLSEHDRKRARNKAE
- a CDS encoding DUF2155 domain-containing protein, with the translated sequence MKKFRKTAVGILAVVIIMGGCQKKETALPQPQAAPPSVSRQALPTDVPPISGTAPTVVPEALKGKWTAVKLQVEDKKANQAQEYVVKLGGELAIPSSTLVVQAEEFLPDLKIEGSSFTTASNELKNPAVHVRILDDGKEVFNGWLFQLFPAVHPFQHERYSITLRDSVAAS
- the tadA gene encoding tRNA adenosine(34) deaminase TadA, translating into MINVDKKFMSLALEESCRAMENGEVPVGALVVHNGEIIARSHNLREGLQDPVAHAEMLVLREAARRLGRWRLTGATLYVTLEPCAMCAGALMLARIDRLVYGCEDPKAGACGSVFEIVREPRLNHRIEVVRGVLQEECQSVLKKFFANRREENGAMEP